A part of Citrifermentans bremense genomic DNA contains:
- a CDS encoding BTAD domain-containing putative transcriptional regulator, with translation MARHKITAPGLAAGIVRRERLFRLLDHTDKPVRWISGPGGSGKTTLVSSYLEARDIPAIWYQADQTDADPATFFYYMGLAFQDSVSPDCEPLPLLTPEYLAGLKTFARRYFRQLFTQLPAPFAIVIDNYQEIPATSPFHELIAEGLAEGPEGICVLAISREEPPAVLTADETAARFDFLGWNDLRFSFDEAKEFAATQSASPMESEALTRLYTKTDGWIAGLFLILESLNGGALDEKLLQDLPLDKVFGYFADKIFEARDGELQNFLLKTALVPGITAQMAERLTGIGSSEQILSRLCRNRFFTAKISPADPVYQYHPLFREFLVSRAEKTLPPSELREIRRQAASLLKGGDRAEDAAGLLIEASDWDGIAELILDSAPLLAAEGRSETVRCWLENLPAGCVERNPGLLYWKGVCLLLHSPPASRACFREAYDLYRLAGDRVGMLLSWSGGAEASLYDREFTPLDQWLALLEEMRIEEIEFPTRQLEEQIAMSIFNAMAFRQPHHRDISKWRERALSLVRGSADLNLRLQSAIHLVVHDLWNGNFGRATVLLEQTLAMASSGKPSPMTRITIMNAQVLYCYFTGAWASGVAIVSDALKMANESGVHVWDSQLMGTGAGCALCMGDSAAADELLNAMRDRLQWGMRLDIGQYHGLRGWQESLGRRFQAAIPHLEHSLESLQGTGFMATEVVMLITLADNLGMTGNATRARACLSRAYDIARGMGSGYLEFLCLLNSAALALDAADEVQGDMLLRQAMTLGSAGGYLNGWCWRPDALVQLCTKALENDIETAYVTRLVRHWALAPEKPPQHLDEWPWQFRIFTLGGFQLLRGNELLALTGKAKKPLELLKAVVAFGGSNVPLERLTDALWPDADGDLAQRSFDTTLHRLRKLLADEKVLQLQAGKLSINPRYCWIDTWAFERRCGEIDASLHAKEGEVDQAKLPLAFEKGAALYQGSFLPDDAALAWTVPMRDQMHNRLLRLISRAGGYFEALEQWDQAATWYGKGIRLDPVAEQLHQRLMVCYRQQGMMALAIKTYLNCRSILSTELGIAPSAHTEELYRSFTVMS, from the coding sequence ATGGCGAGACACAAGATAACCGCACCCGGTCTTGCTGCCGGCATCGTGCGCAGGGAACGGCTGTTCCGGCTTTTGGACCATACCGACAAACCGGTGCGATGGATTTCCGGTCCCGGCGGCTCCGGCAAGACCACCCTGGTCTCCAGCTACCTCGAAGCCCGCGACATCCCCGCCATCTGGTACCAGGCGGACCAAACGGATGCCGACCCCGCCACCTTCTTCTATTATATGGGTCTGGCGTTCCAGGACTCTGTTTCACCCGATTGCGAACCGCTGCCGCTTCTCACCCCAGAATACCTCGCAGGACTCAAGACCTTCGCTCGCCGTTACTTCCGGCAACTGTTCACTCAACTGCCTGCACCTTTCGCCATAGTCATCGATAACTACCAGGAGATCCCGGCGACCTCGCCGTTTCACGAACTGATTGCAGAGGGACTGGCGGAAGGTCCGGAAGGGATCTGCGTGCTAGCCATAAGCAGGGAAGAGCCACCTGCGGTGTTGACCGCGGACGAAACAGCAGCACGTTTCGACTTCCTCGGCTGGAACGACCTCCGTTTTTCCTTCGACGAGGCCAAGGAGTTCGCCGCAACGCAGTCGGCAAGCCCCATGGAGTCCGAAGCGCTCACCAGGCTTTACACCAAGACCGACGGCTGGATCGCCGGACTGTTCCTGATACTGGAGAGTCTCAACGGCGGCGCCCTCGACGAAAAGCTGCTGCAGGACCTTCCCTTGGACAAGGTATTCGGATATTTCGCCGACAAGATCTTCGAAGCGCGAGACGGCGAGCTGCAAAACTTCCTGCTGAAGACCGCGCTGGTCCCTGGGATCACGGCGCAGATGGCAGAGCGTCTGACCGGCATCGGCAGTTCCGAACAGATCCTCTCCCGGCTCTGCCGCAACCGTTTCTTTACCGCGAAGATCTCACCGGCGGATCCCGTCTACCAGTACCATCCGCTATTCAGAGAGTTCCTCGTTTCGCGTGCGGAGAAAACGCTTCCTCCCTCCGAGCTGAGGGAAATCAGGCGGCAAGCCGCCTCCCTGCTTAAGGGGGGGGACCGGGCCGAGGACGCGGCAGGCCTTCTCATCGAGGCCTCGGACTGGGACGGCATAGCGGAGCTCATTCTCGATTCGGCGCCGCTGCTTGCGGCGGAAGGAAGAAGCGAGACGGTGCGGTGCTGGCTTGAGAACCTTCCTGCCGGGTGCGTGGAACGAAACCCCGGCCTGCTCTACTGGAAAGGGGTCTGCCTGCTGCTGCATTCGCCTCCTGCAAGCAGGGCCTGTTTCCGTGAGGCCTACGATCTCTACCGCCTGGCCGGCGACCGGGTCGGCATGCTCCTGTCCTGGTCCGGCGGCGCGGAAGCATCGCTGTACGACAGGGAGTTCACCCCCCTTGACCAGTGGCTCGCCCTGCTGGAAGAGATGCGGATCGAGGAGATCGAATTTCCCACGCGCCAGCTTGAAGAACAGATCGCCATGAGCATCTTCAACGCCATGGCTTTCAGACAGCCGCACCACCGTGACATCTCCAAGTGGCGCGAACGCGCCCTTTCCCTCGTGCGCGGCAGCGCTGACCTCAATCTGCGTCTGCAGTCCGCAATCCACCTGGTGGTCCACGATCTCTGGAACGGGAACTTTGGCAGGGCGACCGTGCTGCTGGAACAGACCTTGGCTATGGCAAGCTCAGGGAAGCCCTCCCCCATGACCCGGATCACCATAATGAACGCGCAGGTGCTCTACTGCTACTTCACCGGGGCATGGGCATCGGGGGTCGCCATCGTTTCCGATGCACTGAAGATGGCTAACGAGTCGGGGGTCCACGTCTGGGATAGCCAGCTCATGGGGACCGGGGCCGGCTGCGCGCTCTGCATGGGAGACTCCGCCGCGGCGGATGAACTGCTCAACGCGATGCGGGACCGTCTGCAATGGGGCATGAGGCTCGACATCGGCCAGTACCATGGGCTGCGCGGATGGCAGGAGAGTCTTGGAAGACGTTTCCAGGCAGCGATCCCGCACCTGGAGCACTCCTTGGAATCCCTCCAGGGGACTGGTTTTATGGCCACCGAAGTGGTGATGTTGATCACTCTGGCTGACAACCTCGGGATGACCGGAAACGCTACGCGGGCAAGGGCGTGCCTCAGCCGTGCCTACGACATCGCCCGCGGCATGGGGAGCGGTTACCTTGAGTTCCTTTGCCTTTTGAACAGCGCTGCGCTCGCGCTGGATGCTGCCGACGAGGTGCAGGGCGACATGCTGCTGCGCCAGGCGATGACCCTTGGCAGCGCCGGAGGATACTTGAACGGCTGGTGCTGGCGCCCCGATGCCCTGGTGCAGCTATGCACCAAGGCGTTGGAGAACGACATAGAGACCGCTTACGTGACCAGGTTGGTGCGCCACTGGGCGCTGGCGCCGGAGAAGCCGCCCCAGCATCTGGACGAGTGGCCCTGGCAGTTCAGGATCTTCACCCTGGGCGGCTTTCAGCTGCTACGGGGAAACGAGCTCCTGGCTCTTACCGGAAAAGCCAAAAAGCCGCTGGAACTCTTGAAAGCGGTGGTGGCTTTCGGTGGCAGCAACGTCCCCCTGGAGCGGCTTACCGACGCGCTGTGGCCCGACGCCGACGGCGACCTGGCCCAGCGCTCCTTCGATACGACCCTGCATCGGCTGCGAAAGTTGCTGGCAGACGAAAAGGTGCTCCAGCTCCAGGCCGGGAAGCTCTCAATCAACCCAAGGTACTGCTGGATTGACACCTGGGCCTTCGAGCGTCGGTGCGGCGAGATAGATGCCTCATTGCATGCCAAAGAAGGGGAAGTGGACCAGGCGAAGCTCCCCCTTGCTTTCGAGAAAGGTGCGGCCTTGTACCAGGGGAGCTTCCTCCCCGACGATGCAGCCCTGGCCTGGACCGTACCGATGCGGGACCAGATGCACAACAGGCTGCTCAGGCTTATCAGCAGAGCCGGGGGGTATTTCGAGGCGCTTGAGCAATGGGATCAGGCTGCCACTTGGTACGGCAAAGGGATCAGGCTCGATCCAGTCGCCGAACAATTGCACCAAAGGCTCATGGTCTGCTACAGGCAGCAGGGAATGATGGCTCTGGCGATCAAGACCTATCTCAACTGCCGCTCGATACTGTCCACCGAGCTGGGGATAGCGCCATCGGCACACACTGAAGAACTGTATCGAAGCTTTACCGTGATGTCCTAG